The DNA segment AGTACATCCGcgatgagcttgccgagaTCATTGCCAACCACGAGTACGAGACTAGCATTGCGCCCGTCGGCGGCTACTGGTCCGCCTGGATGGTCTGCTTCCAGGgctccatcttcaacagcagcagcaacctccgCCGCACTGTCCTCGGCACCTCCCTCCAGATGATGCAGCAGTGGACCGGCTGCAACTTTGTCTTTTACTTCGGCACCACCTTCTTCCAGCAGCTCGGCACaatctccaaccccttcctcatttccctcatcaccactctcGTCAACGTCTGCTCTACTCCCATTTCCTTCTGGAGCATGGAGAGAGTCGGCCGGAGACCTCTTTTGATCTGGGGCGCCCTGGGCATGGTTATCTGCCAGTACATtgtcgccatcatcggcacCGTCAagcccgacgacgacaactgCGTCAAGGCCATGATTGCCTTCATCTGCATTTacatcttcttctttgccacCACCTGGGGCCCCGGCGCCTGGGTTGTCATTGGCGAGGTCTTCCCTCTGCCCATGCGCGCCAAGGGTGTGGCTCTTTCCACTGCTTCCAACTGGCTCTGTATGTTCTCCCCTCTTACCTCCCCATTACCATACCCCATAGACACAGCGCTAACCAGACCCCAAAAACAGGGAACTGCATCATCGCCGTCATCACCCCCTACATGGTCGACTCGGACAAGGGTAACCTCGGCGCCAAGGTCTTCTGGATCTGGGGCAgcttgtgctgctgctgcttcctctacgccttcctcctcgtgcCCGAGACCAAGGGTCTCACGCTCGAGCAGGTCGACCAGATGCTCAACGAGACCACGCCCCGTACTTCTGCCCGCTGGGTCCCCCACAGCACCTATGCTGGCGGtgagaaggccgagaagtCGGTGCAGCATCACGAGGAGAAGGTAACTCCTTCTGGGAGCGATGGAGAGAGCCAGGTTTAAGTTGGCCAACTCGGGTGTTGGGAATCAAATCATAATTCGGTGTTTTTGGGTTTTACATACCATTTTTATTAGCTagtttgtttctttttgcgataccatcatcatcgggtACTATGGAGGCGGGAATTTGGATATCAAAAAGGCTATCTGGAGGGTGTAATACCATGAATAATTAGCGCATGACTTGAATGAGAATTTGAATCAAGAATAATCTCAATACTTTTTCTGCTCGCCTTGAGATGCTTGCACGCTCTATCTCGAGAGTCATTCCACAACACTGTTCCTCCACAGGAAAACCATCCTGGGTCTTTACTTACACCAGCGTCTCTGTGACTTGTGCAAAGCATATCAtcgaacaaaaaaaaaggaaaatgACATGACACCAAACATTTCAAAAATGTCTGCAGAAAAGATAGtaaaaacaccaaaaagaaaagatgaGTGCGGTTTATGTGGATCGAACACATGACCTTCAGATTGACTTCCTGAAGTTGACTTCAGTCTGACGCTCTCCCAACTGAGCTAAACCCGCTTGTGTCGTTGTGCTACAGCGGAAGAATTGTGGCTAATATCAATGGGCTGTGGAGCTGGGCTAACCCCTGAATAGGGGCTTGGCAGGaagatgtttttttttgagggTTTATGCTTTTTGTGAGTAAGaagtgttttttttttttgttttagATCTGAAGTCGGATTCTTTTGGCATCAAAGATGAGGATGGAATATAAGCGCAGTTTGGATACTTCTTTTCATTCACCCCTATTCAACCTTTATAAGCTGACTGCATCAATCCAGCATTTCATGGCAGTTCCAAAAAAAGTTTCCTAGAATTCTCACACCCTCTCAATCGCAGGGGGCTCCTGCCCCTTAGGAGGCTTGGGCCACCGatccaacaccacaccccccttctccgccgccttccccttccctttcacCTTCCCTTTACCCTTTCCACCCCTCACAACCtcaaacctcaacctcgccttcGTCGGCTCATCCAACAAAACCTCATACTTCCCCGGATAAACAACCGtattcccctcctcatcatgcCTCGCCAAATTCCCCAAATTCCATTTcagccccccctccctcttctccccaccctttacccccctcaacctcgtaAACGCCCCCAAAGTCTTGATCGGCCACGGCCCCGGCCCAACCCCCGGCGCTGATACAAACGCCAAAGCGACATAATCCGACGTCCGATTCCCCCTGttctccaccacgaccggCAAGTCCGGCAGCGGGCAGGTGTCAAGATACTTGTCATCACACCCCTCCAgaacctcatcaacatcaataACCGCCGGAAACTTCTTGCCAAACTTGGGCGAGAAGGTCGTGTAGTGCAGCCCGAAACCAAAGGCCTGCACAGGGGTCTTGTACCACCTGTACGTCCTCCCAAGCTGGTTATTACCCGCTGATGGCCGAAGCGCCATGTCCGTCATGGGGACCAGGTCGGTGAAGTTGCTCGGATACTGCGTCACTGGCAGCCTTCCCGCAGGAGACTTTAGCCCCGTGACCAACTCCATCACTGCCGTCCCGCCGTCTTGGCCTGGCCAGTTGGCCCAGAGGATGGCGTTgattttggggttggatAGCAAAGGTGTGTTGTCTAGTTGGTCGCCCATTTGGAGGACGATCAGAGGTTTGCTGAGGGTGGTCaagaggttgatgagagaTAGTTGAGCCCCTGGCCAGTCGAGGTCATACCGATCTTTTGTCTCACCCGCCGCGGAGGTGTCGATCCCCCCGAAATAGAGGATGTAATCCGCGTCTTTTGCCGCGGCCATCGCGTTGTCAGTCCAGGATTGGTTGGAGGCGAGGTCAGAGTGGAGGATGGGACCAGAGgcggtggaaaaggggatgCCAAGCTGGGAGGCGGCGTAGGCTGGGGTGTGGAGGTAGGCTGCCGTGCCGGAGTACCCTCCCCGAAGCTTGTCTTTGGCGTCGGACCAGAAGCCGATCATGGCGACTTTTTTGGGGCGGctcttgtcgaggaggtcagACAACGGGAGTGCCCCGTCgtttttgaggaggacgGTGCCATCGACTGCAGCTTGGAGGGATAGTTTCTGGGCGGAGGGTTTGTTGACGTCTGCCCAGCCGAGGGAGGAATACAAAGACTGCTTTCCGTCAAAGTAACCTGCTCTGACTATCCCTTCGTATAATCGGAGAAGCGCGCGGTCAACGGTGGATTCCTTCAGGAGGCCTTGGGACCACGCCCCCGGGATGTCGGAGGAACCCTCATACTCGCAGCTTGTATCCATGCCCGCTTCAAACGAGATCGCCGTGCCCTCCGCGTTGGTGGCCGCATATTTGTGATTCAGAGAAACATCCAAAACAGCCTCGCAATCGCTAGTAATGTAATTGTTATGCTCTGTCCAGTTCCAGTGCTCCCTCAAGATTGTCTGCAGCAGATAAGGGCTCGCACACGACGGCACGCCGTTGACCGCGTTGTAGGCACACATGATGGAGCCCACTCTCGAGTCCCGAACACACTGCTGGAACGGCATGAAGTAATACTCGGCCATATCCTGCAACGAAATTTTCGCATTGAAGTTATGCCTGGTGGCACCGTTCCAGTCCTCAAAGTCGTTGGCTGCGTAATGTTTGCAGGTTGCAACCACTCTTCGCTCTTTTTCCGGCACGGGACCCTCCAGGCCCTTGATCATGGCTGCAGCATAGCGCTTGACTAACAGGATATCCTCTCCTGGTGTTTCCGATCCCCGACCCCAGCGCGGGTCTTTGAAGGGGTTGACATTGGGTGTCCAGTAGTCGAGGCCCGAGAAGCCAGCGTTGCCAAAGGCTCGACCTTCGATGCCGATGACTT comes from the Podospora pseudocomata strain CBS 415.72m chromosome 5, whole genome shotgun sequence genome and includes:
- a CDS encoding hypothetical protein (COG:P; EggNog:ENOG503NU51); this encodes MPGGAAPPVGADTLRVEAPVTMKAYLMCVFAAFGGIFFGYDSGYIAGVMGMDFFIKTIEGPGALVLPAWKKSLITSILSAGTFFGSLAAGDLADWIGRKFTVILGCMVFIVGVVLQTASASLGLIVAGRLVAGFGVGFVSAIIILYMSEIAPRKVRGAIVSGYQFCICIGLLLASCVNYGTQDRDDSASYRVPIGLQMAWALILAGGLALLPESPRFFVRKGQLDKARVTLARLRDQPLDSEYIRDELAEIIANHEYETSIAPVGGYWSAWMVCFQGSIFNSSSNLRRTVLGTSLQMMQQWTGCNFVFYFGTTFFQQLGTISNPFLISLITTLVNVCSTPISFWSMERVGRRPLLIWGALGMVICQYIVAIIGTVKPDDDNCVKAMIAFICIYIFFFATTWGPGAWVVIGEVFPLPMRAKGVALSTASNWLWNCIIAVITPYMVDSDKGNLGAKVFWIWGSLCCCCFLYAFLLVPETKGLTLEQVDQMLNETTPRTSARWVPHSTYAGGEKAEKSVQHHEEKVTPSGSDGESQV
- a CDS encoding hypothetical protein (CAZy:GH3; EggNog:ENOG503Q3ZT; COG:G), translated to MKSSVFWGASLTSAVVRAIDLPFQFYPNCVDDLLSTNQVCNTTLSPPERAAALVAALTPEEKLQNIVSKSLGAPRIGLPAYNWWSEALHGVAYAPGTQFWQGDGPFNSSTSFPMPLLMAATFDDELLEKIAEVIGIEGRAFGNAGFSGLDYWTPNVNPFKDPRWGRGSETPGEDILLVKRYAAAMIKGLEGPVPEKERRVVATCKHYAANDFEDWNGATRHNFNAKISLQDMAEYYFMPFQQCVRDSRVGSIMCAYNAVNGVPSCASPYLLQTILREHWNWTEHNNYITSDCEAVLDVSLNHKYAATNAEGTAISFEAGMDTSCEYEGSSDIPGAWSQGLLKESTVDRALLRLYEGIVRAGYFDGKQSLYSSLGWADVNKPSAQKLSLQAAVDGTVLLKNDGALPLSDLLDKSRPKKVAMIGFWSDAKDKLRGGYSGTAAYLHTPAYAASQLGIPFSTASGPILHSDLASNQSWTDNAMAAAKDADYILYFGGIDTSAAGETKDRYDLDWPGAQLSLINLLTTLSKPLIVLQMGDQLDNTPLLSNPKINAILWANWPGQDGGTAVMELVTGLKSPAGRLPVTQYPSNFTDLVPMTDMALRPSAGNNQLGRTYRWYKTPVQAFGFGLHYTTFSPKFGKKFPAVIDVDEVLEGCDDKYLDTCPLPDLPVVVENRGNRTSDYVALAFVSAPGVGPGPWPIKTLGAFTRLRGVKGGEKREGGLKWNLGNLARHDEEGNTVVYPGKYEVLLDEPTKARLRFEVVRGGKGKGKVKGKGKAAEKGGVVLDRWPKPPKGQEPPAIERV